Proteins found in one Carcharodon carcharias isolate sCarCar2 chromosome 8, sCarCar2.pri, whole genome shotgun sequence genomic segment:
- the LOC121281159 gene encoding cytochrome b-c1 complex subunit 8 encodes MGRHFGNLIRLRHIITYTISPFEQKAFANYFSKGIPNTWRRFKSQVFRIVPPFVATYLIYTWGNHEHELSMRKNPADFANDK; translated from the exons ATGGGTCGCCACTTCGGAAACTTGATCAGATTACGGCACATCAtcacctacaccatctctcccttTGAACAGAAGGCATTTGCGAATTATTTCTCAAAAGGCATTCCCAATACGTGGAGACGATTTAAGAGTCAAGTGTTCCGGATTGTTCCTC CATTTGTGGCAACATATCTTATTTATACGTGGGGCAACCATGAACATGAATTGTCAATGAGGAAGAACCCGGCTGATTTTGCCAACGACAAATGA